In Bacillus sp. FJAT-52991, a single window of DNA contains:
- a CDS encoding ABC transporter ATP-binding protein has protein sequence MSFEIQGLNKSFGSYQAVNNLNIKLEEGNILGMLGRNGAGKTTTIRMILDIIKPDSGSILWNERPFSKKELLIGYLPEERGLYPKMNVVEQLVFLAKLEGVPSKIAKKQALNWLERLEMTPYIKKKTEELSKGNQQKVQLISCLIHDPDFIILDEPFSGLDPVNAEMLKDVVKDLIKKRKTIIFCSHQMDSVETFCEEICIMKNGIKVLSGSLSDIKKSYGYRYLDIQSDEDLDPILDKKDYIYERKNQGYSIKLTKDQAPLKLIQEIERLYGVRSLSLREPSLHQIFIEKTGA, from the coding sequence ATGAGCTTTGAAATTCAAGGATTAAACAAATCGTTCGGAAGTTACCAAGCAGTTAATAACTTAAACATTAAACTTGAAGAGGGAAATATTTTAGGAATGCTTGGACGAAATGGTGCTGGCAAAACCACCACTATTCGGATGATCTTAGATATTATCAAACCAGATAGCGGTTCTATTCTCTGGAATGAACGCCCATTCTCTAAAAAAGAACTATTAATCGGCTATCTTCCAGAAGAAAGAGGCCTTTATCCAAAGATGAATGTTGTTGAACAATTGGTTTTTCTGGCCAAATTAGAGGGCGTTCCTTCAAAAATTGCAAAAAAACAAGCATTAAACTGGTTAGAAAGGTTAGAAATGACCCCTTATATCAAAAAGAAAACAGAGGAACTATCAAAGGGAAATCAACAGAAGGTGCAGCTAATCAGCTGTCTGATTCATGATCCGGATTTCATCATTTTAGATGAACCTTTCAGCGGCTTGGATCCTGTAAACGCTGAAATGCTTAAGGATGTGGTCAAAGATTTAATAAAAAAGCGTAAAACAATTATATTTTGCAGTCATCAAATGGACAGCGTGGAGACCTTTTGCGAAGAGATATGCATCATGAAAAACGGAATAAAGGTGTTATCGGGGTCTCTATCGGACATTAAGAAAAGCTATGGTTATCGTTATTTAGATATACAGTCTGATGAAGACCTAGATCCAATTTTAGATAAAAAAGATTATATATATGAACGAAAGAACCAGGGTTACTCCATTAAACTGACAAAAGATCAGGCACCATTAAAGCTCATACAAGAAATAGAACGGCTGTATGGCGTTCGAAGTCTTTCTCTAAGGGAGCCTAGCCTACATCAAATCTTTATCGAAAAAACGGGGGCGTAA